In Pigmentibacter ruber, a genomic segment contains:
- a CDS encoding methyltransferase domain-containing protein: MRYGGDEIAHKILFDLGLQNKFSNYKILNAGSGFGSDLIEQANLLPNSNFIGIEYNKKYADLSCKIIHALGLESRIKIYCADLSSKYALLKIREKEGLFDGVYSNLAVLHIKNKKLVYDNIYKLMKENCKFRNEDYVSNSFTDIKFAEDKIGCQNLKTISEMHNIAEQVGYKNSLFEDLTSSWREFTKNRAFNYANMQDKKSKIKENFLNDVALFFTSKNGSGGVFIHTK; encoded by the coding sequence ATGCGCTATGGTGGGGATGAAATTGCGCACAAAATTCTATTTGACCTTGGACTGCAAAATAAATTTAGCAATTATAAAATATTAAATGCTGGTTCAGGCTTTGGTTCTGATTTAATTGAACAAGCCAATCTTCTTCCTAACTCTAATTTTATTGGAATAGAATATAATAAAAAATATGCCGATTTATCATGCAAAATTATCCATGCATTAGGCTTAGAAAGTAGAATTAAAATTTATTGTGCTGATTTATCAAGCAAATATGCTCTATTAAAAATTAGAGAAAAAGAAGGTTTATTTGATGGAGTATATTCCAACTTAGCTGTTTTACATATAAAAAATAAAAAGTTAGTGTATGATAATATTTACAAATTAATGAAAGAAAATTGTAAATTTAGAAATGAGGACTATGTTAGTAACTCTTTTACTGATATAAAATTTGCTGAAGATAAAATTGGTTGCCAAAATTTAAAAACAATTTCTGAAATGCATAATATAGCTGAACAAGTTGGATATAAAAATTCATTATTTGAAGATTTAACAAGTAGTTGGAGAGAATTTACTAAAAATCGAGCTTTTAATTATGCAAATATGCAAGATAAAAAAAGTAAAATAAAAGAAAATTTTTTAAATGATGTTGCACTTTTTTTTACTTCCAAAAATGGATCTGGAGGTGTATTTATTCATACTAAGTAA
- a CDS encoding alpha/beta fold hydrolase gives MKKKLSTTTPLSLAFLLPVFGFSANAIEKSKQTIILVHSAFTGSWAMNTVANELRKNGFHVVLPDLPAHGNFKMSPKDVRFDNYVNVVLQELDKQKGKVILLGHSFAGTIISEVAEKRTDKVQTLVYLAGALLPNGISFLDKIKNSNSLLLNNLQIDNENGNASIKEGMINSVYAQEIPEAEFTGIEEKMVSEPIEPLSHKINVSKENFGKIPKYYIQTLRDNAIPQKLQREMYTETQVKQVFTITSGHAPNLTHPLKVVEIIKTIDSIENHKISKKKEERIKKEIIEKTDQWQKGFNLDAKNKKAKYSFRDYAPNAILQSMPVEFGTVEGKDTIAKYWQTVLDTGAADMKYLDRKIIVVDENTALLSSPWSMNKIKGQITLEKWVKKGNKWFLVEDNFEALEFLK, from the coding sequence ATGAAAAAAAAATTATCTACAACTACTCCATTATCTTTAGCTTTTTTACTACCAGTATTCGGTTTTTCTGCTAATGCAATTGAAAAATCTAAACAAACAATAATACTAGTGCATTCTGCTTTTACAGGTTCGTGGGCTATGAATACTGTAGCTAATGAGCTGAGAAAAAATGGTTTTCATGTCGTTTTACCTGATTTGCCGGCGCATGGAAATTTTAAAATGTCTCCTAAAGATGTTAGGTTTGATAATTATGTAAATGTTGTCTTGCAAGAATTAGATAAACAAAAAGGAAAAGTTATCCTTTTAGGGCATAGCTTTGCAGGTACAATTATTAGTGAAGTTGCTGAAAAAAGAACTGATAAAGTTCAGACATTGGTTTATTTAGCTGGAGCTCTATTGCCTAATGGGATTTCTTTTTTAGATAAAATAAAAAATTCTAACTCCTTATTACTAAATAACTTACAGATTGATAATGAAAATGGAAATGCTTCGATAAAAGAAGGGATGATAAATTCAGTTTATGCGCAGGAAATTCCAGAAGCTGAATTTACAGGAATTGAAGAAAAAATGGTTTCAGAACCTATTGAACCTTTATCGCATAAAATAAACGTCAGTAAGGAAAATTTTGGTAAGATACCTAAATACTATATTCAAACTTTACGTGACAATGCAATTCCGCAAAAATTACAACGTGAAATGTATACAGAAACACAAGTTAAGCAAGTTTTTACAATTACATCGGGTCATGCTCCGAATCTCACACATCCTTTAAAAGTTGTTGAAATTATTAAAACTATTGATTCCATAGAAAATCATAAAATCTCAAAGAAAAAAGAAGAAAGAATTAAAAAAGAAATTATTGAAAAGACAGATCAATGGCAAAAAGGATTTAATTTAGATGCAAAAAATAAAAAGGCTAAGTATTCATTCAGAGATTATGCACCAAATGCTATTTTACAATCTATGCCTGTAGAGTTTGGAACTGTTGAAGGTAAAGATACAATCGCAAAATATTGGCAAACTGTTCTTGATACCGGTGCTGCTGATATGAAGTATTTAGATAGGAAAATAATAGTAGTTGATGAAAATACAGCATTACTTAGTTCACCTTGGTCGATGAATAAAATAAAAGGACAAATTACTTTAGAAAAATGGGTAAAAAAAGGAAATAAATGGTTTCTTGTTGAAGATAATTTTGAAGCATTAGAGTTTTTGAAGTAA
- a CDS encoding DEAD/DEAH box helicase, with translation MIHISFDKGTILISNISQTQANNYPFLKWDKRVSSFRAMAYHYRNLILSLRKDQIEYLDVAKDFLPQNFSLQIKIEPRPYQIQALEAWINQQSNGVVVLPTGAGKTVLAILAIAKIQRPTLVHVPTIDLMSQWYEVLLKFFGNKIGLLGGGYNQLENITVATYDSALIHVPQKGNKFGFLIFDECHHLPSEQMQYTATSSIAPFRLALTATPERADGKEKLLYELCGGICFQKDIKELEGKTLAPYEVITFEVEMSENEKKLYQESRQIYLDFIRKNNINFQVKNGWQQFIQLSSRSPEGKEAFSAYLKQKKLSQSSANKLNYVWDIIIKHRTDRILIFTQDNETAYLIGKSFYLPVLTHHTKVKEREQFLSLFRQGIYSILVTSKVLNEGVDVPEANVAIVVSGSGTVREHVQRLGRILRAKEGKKAILYELISAGTSEYFVNQRRKMHSAYEKRTLEL, from the coding sequence TTGATACACATCTCGTTTGATAAAGGAACAATACTAATTTCGAATATTTCGCAAACTCAAGCAAATAATTACCCTTTTTTAAAATGGGATAAAAGAGTATCATCATTTCGTGCAATGGCATACCATTACCGCAATTTGATCTTATCACTAAGAAAAGATCAAATTGAGTATCTGGATGTAGCAAAAGATTTTTTGCCTCAGAATTTCTCACTACAAATTAAAATTGAACCAAGGCCGTACCAAATCCAAGCTTTAGAAGCTTGGATAAATCAGCAATCTAATGGTGTAGTAGTATTACCGACTGGTGCAGGTAAAACGGTTTTAGCAATCCTTGCTATAGCAAAAATTCAGCGCCCTACTTTAGTGCATGTTCCTACTATTGATCTTATGTCACAGTGGTATGAAGTATTGCTAAAATTCTTTGGAAATAAAATAGGATTACTAGGTGGAGGTTATAATCAGCTAGAAAATATTACTGTTGCTACTTATGATTCCGCATTGATTCACGTCCCACAAAAAGGAAATAAATTTGGCTTTTTGATTTTTGATGAATGTCATCATTTGCCTAGTGAACAAATGCAATATACCGCAACCAGTTCAATTGCTCCGTTCCGTCTCGCTTTAACAGCTACTCCTGAAAGAGCTGATGGAAAAGAAAAATTATTGTATGAATTGTGTGGTGGAATTTGTTTTCAAAAAGACATTAAAGAACTTGAAGGTAAAACTCTTGCTCCATATGAAGTTATTACGTTTGAAGTTGAAATGTCTGAAAATGAAAAAAAACTATATCAAGAAAGTAGACAAATTTATTTGGATTTTATTCGCAAAAATAATATTAATTTCCAAGTAAAAAATGGTTGGCAACAATTTATCCAACTTTCTTCTCGCAGTCCTGAAGGAAAAGAAGCTTTTTCAGCATATTTAAAGCAAAAAAAACTATCACAATCTTCAGCAAATAAATTAAATTATGTATGGGATATTATAATAAAGCATAGAACAGATAGAATTCTTATTTTCACACAGGATAATGAAACAGCTTATTTAATAGGAAAGAGTTTTTATTTGCCAGTTTTAACGCATCATACTAAAGTTAAAGAAAGAGAACAGTTTCTTAGTCTTTTTAGGCAAGGAATTTATAGTATTTTAGTGACTTCTAAAGTCTTAAATGAAGGAGTAGATGTTCCAGAGGCTAATGTAGCTATAGTAGTTTCTGGTAGTGGAACAGTAAGAGAGCATGTGCAAAGACTAGGAAGAATTTTACGTGCTAAAGAAGGAAAAAAAGCAATTCTGTATGAATTAATTTCAGCTGGAACGAGTGAATATTTTGTAAATCAACGAAGGAAAATGCATAGTGCTTACGAAAAAAGAACTCTTGAACTTTAA
- a CDS encoding L-lactate permease: protein MIYFLIALSPFALCIFSIFILKRTATFSALLSCTFSIAIAILFPLFKFQDYLLYSAFFSSVILTSTIAIIIIPGLYFNNLLKKMGNIDKISSLIENLPLSSEKKTLILLLGILPAIESFTGFGISLLIGIPIFFRLYIPQKAFFLSMLSLNTIPWGTLAISTVVSSSLSGYSISAVGLKSAIISFLVFPIVGCVSLYVVNGVHLLRKKWYLAFTHGFVYALLLIYFNYLKLTELSGILTGIVSCLIFFAIYYNLSSKKQEIKKFFINFIKLLYPYFVLLAFIVLIRIQSINKFLHDICSIKWKSIELNPFVSPGIALTMTTIIFLLKYKKKLDHKQEWKKIKNVLLSLFLFILLARFMLEFRIIGVITEQISNIETNFLKLLILPLIGMLSGFIAGSNVGGNVLALTIQMDIGNSFNQGLLFVAGQNSAAGHIVFTSLPIIVLIITLASDYHSSSSLEIRKLENTMLKFGMKVSFLYLISFFFTIFISYIFIK from the coding sequence ATGATCTATTTTTTAATAGCTTTAAGTCCATTTGCATTATGTATCTTTTCAATTTTTATTTTAAAAAGAACAGCTACATTTTCTGCTTTATTATCTTGCACTTTTTCTATAGCCATTGCTATTTTATTCCCACTTTTTAAATTTCAAGATTATCTTTTATACAGCGCATTTTTTTCAAGTGTCATTCTAACTAGCACAATAGCTATCATTATCATACCAGGCCTTTACTTTAATAATCTCCTAAAAAAAATGGGAAATATAGATAAAATATCTTCTTTAATTGAAAATCTCCCTCTATCAAGTGAAAAAAAAACTTTAATATTACTTCTAGGAATACTACCTGCTATAGAAAGTTTTACTGGATTTGGTATATCTTTATTAATTGGTATCCCTATTTTTTTCCGTCTTTATATTCCTCAAAAAGCTTTTTTTCTATCTATGTTAAGCCTGAATACTATTCCTTGGGGAACTTTAGCAATTTCAACAGTAGTAAGTTCAAGTTTATCAGGATATTCTATTTCTGCGGTTGGTTTAAAATCAGCTATAATTAGTTTTTTAGTATTTCCTATTGTTGGGTGTGTAAGTCTATATGTTGTGAATGGAGTTCATCTCTTAAGAAAAAAATGGTATCTCGCATTTACACATGGCTTTGTTTATGCATTATTATTAATTTATTTCAATTACCTAAAATTAACTGAATTATCGGGAATACTTACAGGAATTGTATCATGTCTTATATTTTTTGCCATTTACTATAATTTAAGTTCAAAAAAGCAAGAAATAAAAAAATTCTTTATTAATTTTATAAAATTACTTTATCCTTACTTTGTTTTACTAGCATTCATTGTTCTCATTAGAATTCAATCGATTAATAAATTCCTACATGATATATGCAGTATAAAATGGAAAAGTATAGAATTAAATCCTTTCGTAAGCCCTGGGATAGCATTAACAATGACAACCATTATCTTTCTTCTAAAATATAAAAAAAAGTTGGACCATAAGCAGGAATGGAAAAAAATTAAAAATGTTTTATTAAGTTTATTTTTATTTATTTTACTTGCAAGATTTATGCTAGAATTCAGAATTATTGGAGTAATTACAGAACAAATTTCTAATATTGAAACTAATTTTCTAAAATTATTAATTTTACCTTTAATTGGCATGCTCAGTGGATTTATTGCAGGTTCAAATGTTGGTGGTAACGTCTTAGCTCTTACTATTCAAATGGATATTGGGAATTCATTCAATCAAGGACTTTTATTTGTTGCAGGACAAAACTCTGCTGCTGGTCATATTGTTTTTACATCACTACCAATTATTGTCCTAATTATCACATTAGCATCTGATTATCATTCTAGTAGCTCACTTGAAATAAGAAAACTTGAAAATACTATGCTTAAATTTGGAATGAAAGTAAGTTTTCTTTATCTTATTTCATTCTTTTTTACTATTTTTATTTCATATATCTTTATAAAATAA
- a CDS encoding DUF790 family protein, translating into MLTKKELLNFKKSKGRILPKFISSDNPELLQLAKSALQIFNNAIGLTRSEIEELIEQQLFIDINVEEIFLKGLVKLLHDRLNYAEIIASDMNDFRHKLFSNASYLLKQNSEILLSNYLKDVATTVGKSIEEIQKILYSDLPENSKAIYFKDIEEKKLLNRYNLALVQGLLFYSESVTIEIEQHTNSKADLRFLLRQLKFYQLVTYIKKENAKYYVEIDGPISLFLQTQKYGFNLAAFFPNVVLLSKWKLSAHITISKSIRSQGLLELSEKSPLVSHYKNFSSYIPEEFQIFSEYFNSKSEYWKIDSSNEEILFDGSNFYFPDFKFVKNNKVVFLELFHAWHKKAFLQRLENIEKNNTNDFIMGIAKNLIKDAEIASKIHESKYFQEKGFIFREMPTVNQVIEILKLF; encoded by the coding sequence GTGCTTACGAAAAAAGAACTCTTGAACTTTAAAAAGAGTAAAGGTCGAATTCTTCCTAAATTTATTTCATCCGATAATCCTGAACTTTTACAGCTGGCTAAAAGTGCTTTGCAAATTTTTAACAATGCAATAGGTTTGACAAGATCTGAAATAGAAGAATTAATTGAGCAGCAACTTTTTATTGATATAAATGTTGAAGAAATTTTTCTTAAAGGTCTAGTAAAACTTTTGCATGATAGATTAAATTATGCTGAAATTATAGCAAGTGATATGAATGATTTTCGCCATAAATTATTTTCCAATGCAAGTTATTTATTAAAACAAAATTCGGAAATATTATTATCAAATTATTTAAAAGATGTAGCAACTACAGTTGGAAAATCAATTGAAGAAATCCAAAAAATTTTATACTCTGATTTACCTGAAAATAGTAAAGCTATTTATTTTAAAGATATTGAGGAAAAAAAATTATTAAATCGTTATAATCTTGCTTTAGTTCAAGGCTTATTGTTTTATAGTGAATCTGTTACAATTGAAATCGAGCAACATACAAATTCTAAAGCTGATTTAAGATTTTTACTGCGGCAATTAAAGTTCTATCAATTAGTTACTTACATCAAAAAAGAAAATGCGAAGTATTATGTTGAAATAGATGGACCAATATCACTTTTTTTACAAACTCAAAAGTACGGATTTAACTTAGCAGCATTTTTTCCAAATGTTGTGCTTCTCTCAAAATGGAAATTAAGTGCACATATTACAATTTCTAAATCTATTAGAAGTCAAGGGCTTTTAGAGTTAAGTGAGAAATCACCATTAGTTTCTCATTATAAAAATTTTTCTAGCTATATACCAGAAGAATTTCAAATTTTTTCAGAGTATTTTAATAGTAAATCAGAATATTGGAAAATTGATTCAAGTAATGAAGAAATATTATTTGATGGCAGTAATTTCTATTTTCCTGATTTTAAATTTGTTAAAAATAATAAAGTAGTATTTTTAGAGTTATTTCATGCGTGGCATAAAAAAGCTTTTTTACAAAGATTAGAAAATATTGAAAAAAATAATACTAATGATTTCATTATGGGTATTGCAAAAAATTTGATAAAGGATGCTGAAATTGCTTCCAAAATTCATGAATCTAAATATTTTCAGGAAAAAGGCTTTATTTTTCGAGAAATGCCTACAGTAAATCAAGTTATAGAAATTCTTAAATTATTTTAA